A genomic segment from Luteolibacter ambystomatis encodes:
- a CDS encoding tetratricopeptide repeat protein, translated as MPVRPSLFLILAALPALGATALRDQPLWRQGMEALDAELWDVADQRFEQALKTPDLAPADRHQIETKRLEAWIRGDRSDQALKKLADPAFANDPETYFWKSQALAGLGRYHEAVEGLVPAMDNPKAAFRNQALLTRASLQLSLGDQDGARGTLEVLARSSDPSMVRQAKLRQTSLLIDQGKTTEARKLLPPAKGLEGSDLAERSFLDATLLLAEGKADEAVTAFTALKQQAEKQSRPRYYAAVIGLADATAVSEGKEAAATLLLDEIQKQKDLPMLEPIFKRLLQWLPDQPAPDDTIMERLKDWIPPNAPSFRGVIPTPIEGDPAKDLSGANDPWPVPAAKPAQTTANDLAAFSLYTRAIGLYRTGTPDSTHEADHLMTRLRWEYPGHFLVPRALLQVGRWRLLEKDLEAAFVAFDAVLKTANSPQLKGEAAFAEARAEYDRGNPDAAAALFNQASELLPDRSGDVAALNTALVRLQDGDLPAIPSTGHPERDARIRGELDLERALVEPSPDKSCEALQQFLSTHPAHPRAGEARLTAASAALRMHPPDSTFAKAQLGILESDAALLKSIPAERLAWLRLEIADQAESPEAAIQAARGYLGSFPDSPAVAEATLILGRNQFRNEDYHNSRLTLERLANTSPNSPAAPAALMLAARAAALGATDQSRGESLKLYSKIIDRNDSLGPLARLEHASLLIDLSRLDEAITELQPWFASLKPGDPLRIPAGLLLGDALYAQGVEKPASLASALAIYDQLLAEAKNQPALVNRLQYQRGMTLEHLPGPDGGTRAGSALECYVAVLQGTNDRPPAEWKWFESCGFRALKLLEDAGKWRSAMKIASKIASFKGPRAAEAAERAQTIRMEQMIYED; from the coding sequence ATGCCCGTCCGCCCGTCACTTTTCCTGATTCTCGCCGCTCTCCCGGCCTTGGGAGCCACGGCCTTGCGTGACCAACCTCTCTGGCGGCAGGGCATGGAGGCGCTCGATGCCGAGCTGTGGGACGTGGCCGACCAGCGGTTCGAACAAGCGCTCAAAACACCCGATCTTGCTCCCGCCGACCGCCATCAAATCGAGACGAAGCGGCTGGAAGCATGGATCCGCGGGGACCGCTCCGACCAAGCGTTGAAGAAACTGGCGGACCCCGCCTTCGCCAATGATCCGGAGACCTATTTCTGGAAATCGCAGGCCCTCGCCGGTCTGGGTCGATACCATGAGGCGGTCGAAGGTCTGGTCCCGGCAATGGACAATCCCAAGGCCGCCTTCCGCAACCAGGCGCTGCTCACCCGCGCGAGCCTCCAGCTGTCGCTGGGGGATCAGGATGGCGCACGCGGCACGCTGGAGGTGTTGGCCCGTTCCAGCGATCCCTCCATGGTGCGGCAGGCGAAGCTGCGCCAGACCTCGCTGCTGATCGACCAAGGCAAAACCACCGAGGCGCGCAAGCTGCTGCCCCCGGCCAAAGGACTGGAGGGTTCCGATCTGGCCGAGCGTTCGTTCCTCGATGCCACCCTGTTGCTTGCCGAGGGCAAGGCGGACGAGGCGGTCACCGCCTTCACCGCGCTCAAGCAGCAGGCGGAGAAACAATCCCGCCCGCGCTACTACGCCGCTGTGATCGGCTTGGCGGATGCCACCGCTGTTTCGGAGGGCAAGGAGGCCGCAGCCACCCTGCTGCTGGATGAGATCCAGAAACAAAAGGACCTGCCCATGCTGGAGCCGATCTTCAAGCGCCTGCTCCAGTGGCTGCCAGACCAGCCCGCACCGGACGACACGATCATGGAGCGGTTGAAGGACTGGATTCCGCCAAACGCGCCGTCCTTCCGCGGCGTGATCCCCACCCCCATCGAAGGTGATCCAGCCAAGGACCTGTCCGGTGCCAATGATCCTTGGCCGGTCCCGGCCGCGAAGCCCGCGCAGACCACCGCCAATGACCTCGCCGCCTTTTCTCTCTATACCCGCGCCATTGGTCTCTACCGCACCGGCACGCCGGATTCCACCCATGAGGCGGACCACCTCATGACCCGCCTGCGCTGGGAATACCCGGGCCATTTCCTGGTGCCGAGGGCGCTGCTGCAGGTCGGACGCTGGCGTCTGCTGGAGAAAGACCTGGAGGCAGCTTTCGTCGCCTTTGATGCGGTGTTGAAGACGGCGAATTCCCCGCAGTTGAAGGGCGAAGCCGCATTCGCCGAAGCACGCGCGGAATACGATCGGGGAAATCCCGATGCCGCCGCCGCCCTGTTCAACCAGGCCAGCGAGTTGCTGCCGGATCGCTCCGGCGATGTCGCGGCGCTCAATACCGCGCTGGTCCGCCTGCAGGACGGCGATCTCCCTGCCATTCCATCGACCGGGCATCCGGAGCGGGATGCCCGCATCCGCGGCGAGTTGGATCTGGAGCGCGCACTGGTAGAACCTTCACCGGACAAGAGCTGCGAGGCACTTCAGCAGTTCCTTTCCACCCACCCGGCTCACCCCCGCGCGGGTGAGGCACGGCTGACCGCCGCTTCCGCAGCCCTGCGCATGCACCCGCCGGACTCTACCTTTGCCAAAGCGCAGTTGGGCATTCTGGAATCGGACGCCGCGTTGTTGAAGAGCATCCCGGCGGAGCGTCTGGCTTGGCTGCGGCTGGAGATCGCGGACCAGGCGGAATCCCCGGAGGCGGCCATTCAGGCGGCGCGGGGCTATCTCGGTAGTTTCCCGGACAGCCCTGCGGTCGCTGAGGCCACCTTGATCCTCGGCCGCAATCAGTTCCGCAACGAGGACTATCACAACTCCCGTCTGACTCTGGAACGGCTGGCCAATACGTCTCCCAACTCCCCCGCCGCACCAGCCGCACTGATGCTGGCCGCCCGTGCGGCCGCTCTGGGAGCCACCGACCAATCCCGCGGGGAAAGCCTCAAGCTGTATTCGAAGATCATCGACCGCAATGACTCGCTCGGCCCCCTGGCCCGGCTGGAACACGCCAGCCTGCTCATCGACCTCTCCCGTCTGGACGAGGCCATCACGGAGCTCCAGCCGTGGTTCGCCTCGCTGAAACCCGGCGATCCGCTGAGGATCCCGGCCGGACTGCTGCTGGGAGACGCCCTCTACGCACAGGGCGTGGAAAAGCCCGCCTCGCTCGCCTCCGCACTGGCCATCTACGATCAACTTCTTGCCGAAGCAAAAAACCAGCCCGCTCTCGTCAACCGCCTGCAATACCAGCGCGGCATGACCCTCGAACACCTCCCCGGCCCGGATGGCGGCACTCGCGCCGGCAGCGCCCTGGAGTGTTACGTGGCCGTACTGCAAGGCACCAACGACCGTCCGCCTGCCGAATGGAAATGGTTCGAGAGTTGCGGTTTCCGCGCCCTGAAACTCCTTGAGGACGCCGGCAAGTGGCGCTCCGCCATGAAGATCGCCAGCAAGATCGCTTCCTTCAAAGGCCCCCGCGCCGCCGAGGCCGCCGAACGCGCCCAGACCATCCGCATGGAACAGATGATCTACGAAGACTGA
- a CDS encoding sigma-54-dependent transcriptional regulator, producing the protein MADSPTEETLLLVDPDHDFLDWATKHLSARNLRILRCDNAQNAAKVVEKTAVDVVIAAIALEPFDGLELLTQIRQISPHTLVVLTAGFPTTGQVIEATQRGAHDVLRKEALPFELRPVVESALQTLEDRRSAEEPVAELPTVDGRVKIIGVSRALQDVFKMVGRVARSDAPVLISGESGTGKELVAKAIHEYSPRRTKELITINCGAIPENLLESELFGHEKGSFTGAIAKREGRFEQADGGTLFLDEIGDMPLSIQVKLLRVLQDGSFSRVGSNETLKTDVRVVAATHKDLVAEVAAGRFREDLYYRLNVVELRIPPLRERREDIPLLAEFFLQKITRKNGMARIRLTAEAVAALQLHNWPGNVRELENTIARACALSSSSILLPADIPLAAAPSAMRNTVAESMDRLLNAAPTGTNLIDWVSREMAGRVLERANGDLKEASIELGVTASELRQLLARES; encoded by the coding sequence ATGGCCGATAGCCCCACGGAGGAAACCCTTCTGCTCGTCGATCCCGACCACGATTTCCTGGATTGGGCGACGAAGCATTTGTCCGCACGCAACCTGCGCATCCTGCGTTGTGACAACGCCCAGAACGCCGCCAAGGTGGTCGAGAAGACCGCCGTGGACGTGGTGATCGCGGCGATCGCACTGGAGCCCTTCGACGGCCTGGAGCTGCTCACGCAGATCCGCCAGATCAGCCCCCACACGCTGGTGGTGCTCACCGCCGGCTTCCCGACCACCGGCCAGGTGATCGAGGCCACCCAGCGCGGCGCGCACGACGTGCTGCGCAAGGAGGCGCTGCCCTTCGAGCTGCGCCCGGTGGTCGAGTCCGCGCTCCAGACGTTGGAAGACCGCCGCAGCGCGGAGGAGCCGGTGGCGGAACTGCCGACCGTGGATGGCCGCGTGAAGATCATCGGCGTTTCCCGCGCCCTGCAGGATGTTTTCAAGATGGTCGGCCGCGTCGCCCGCTCGGACGCGCCTGTATTGATTTCCGGCGAAAGCGGCACCGGCAAGGAGCTGGTCGCGAAGGCGATTCACGAATACAGCCCGCGCCGCACCAAGGAGCTCATCACCATCAATTGCGGCGCGATCCCGGAGAACCTGCTGGAAAGCGAGCTCTTCGGCCATGAGAAGGGCTCCTTCACCGGCGCGATCGCGAAGCGCGAGGGCCGCTTCGAGCAGGCCGATGGCGGCACACTGTTCCTGGATGAGATCGGCGACATGCCGCTTTCCATCCAGGTGAAGCTGCTGCGCGTGCTGCAGGACGGCTCCTTCTCCCGCGTCGGCTCGAATGAAACGCTGAAGACGGACGTGCGCGTGGTTGCCGCCACCCACAAGGACCTCGTCGCCGAGGTCGCCGCCGGACGTTTCCGCGAGGACCTTTACTACCGCTTGAACGTGGTGGAGCTGCGCATCCCGCCGCTGCGCGAGCGCCGCGAGGACATCCCGCTGCTGGCGGAGTTCTTCCTCCAGAAGATCACGCGGAAAAACGGCATGGCCCGCATCCGCCTTACCGCGGAGGCCGTGGCCGCGCTCCAGCTCCACAACTGGCCGGGCAATGTCCGCGAACTGGAGAACACCATCGCCCGCGCCTGCGCCCTCTCCTCCTCCAGCATCCTGCTGCCCGCGGACATCCCGCTGGCCGCCGCCCCCTCCGCCATGCGGAATACGGTGGCGGAGTCCATGGACCGCCTGCTCAATGCCGCCCCCACCGGGACGAATCTCATCGATTGGGTCAGCCGTGAGATGGCGGGCCGCGTGCTGGAGCGAGCCAATGGCGACCTGAAGGAAGCCTCGATCGAGTTGGGGGTAACCGCCTCGGAATTGCGCCAGTTGCTCGCCCGGGAATCCTGA